A part of Aegilops tauschii subsp. strangulata cultivar AL8/78 chromosome 2, Aet v6.0, whole genome shotgun sequence genomic DNA contains:
- the LOC123497238 gene encoding putative cis-zeatin O-glucosyltransferase, whose translation MGLVITGWAPQLEILAHGATAAFMSHCGWNSTMESMSHGKPILAWPMHSDQPWDAELVCSYLKAGLLVRPWEKYGEVISGTTIQQVIETMMVAEERLAVRQRAEALGEAVRSSAAQGASSHKELEDFISYMTR comes from the coding sequence ATGGGGCTGGTGATCACAGGGTGGGCGCCGCAGCTGGAGATCCTGGCGCACGGCGCCACGGCGGCGTTCATGAGCCACTGCGGCTGGAACTCGACCATGGAGAGCATGAGCCACGGCAAGCCAATTCTTGCCTGGCCCATGCACTCCGACCAGCCGTGGGACGCGGAGCTGGTGTGCAGCTACCTCAAGGCCGGCCTCCTCGTGAGGCCGTGGGAGAAATACGGCGAGGTGATATCGGGGACAACCATACAGCAGGTCATTGAAACGATGATGGTCGCCGAGGAACGGCTCGCAGTGAGGCAGCGGGCAGAGGCGCTCGGGGAGGCCGTCCGTTCGTCGGCGGCTCAGGGCGCATCATCGCACAAGGAACTGGAGGACTTCATATCATACATGACAAGGTGA
- the LOC109763566 gene encoding putative cis-zeatin O-glucosyltransferase has product MEGKAKNPAASVAVVAVPFPAQGHLNQLLHLSLELASRGLDVHYAASPPHVRQARARVHGWDDDALRSIHFHDLGISTYVSPPPDPAADPPFPSHLMPMFEAFTAGARAPLAAVLRELSASRRRVVVVHDLMNAFASEEAAKLPNGEAFGFHCTAVSSIVGRMDAGHRLLRDNGLTHLPTRVSEEFADYASKRAMAGQSISNGAGIIVNTCRALEGEFVDVVAEQMATDGKKLFAIGPLNPLLEATASDQGKTQRHQCLNWLDQQPPSSVLYVSFGSSSSLREEQVAELAAALHGSKQRFI; this is encoded by the coding sequence ATGGAAGGGAAGGCAAAGAACCCAGCGGCGTCGGTGGCCGTCGTGGCGGTGCCGTTCCCGGCGCAGGGCCACCTCAACCAGCTCCTGCACCTGTCTCTGGAGCTAGCCTCGCGCGGTCTCGACGTGCACTACGCGGCGTCCCCGCCGCACGTCCGCCAGGCTCGCGCGCGCGTGCACGGCTGGGACGACGACGCGCTCCGCTCCATCCACTTCCACGACCTCGGCATCTCCACCTACGTCTCCCCGCCTCCAGACCCCGCCGCCGACCCGCCCTTCCCCTCCCACCTCATGCCCATGTTCGAGGCCTTCACCGCTGGCGCGCGCGCCCCGCTCGCGGCCGTCCTCCGCGAGCTCTCTGCTTCTCGCCGCCGCGTCGTCGTCGTGCACGACCTCATGAACGCCTTCGCGTCCGAGGAGGCGGCGAAGCTGCCCAACGGGGAGGCTTTCGGGTTTCACTGCACCGCCGTGTCGTCCATCGTCGGGCGGATGGACGCCGGGCACCGGCTCCTGCGCGACAACGGCCTCACGCACCTCCCCACCCGCGTGTCCGAGGAGTTCGCGGACTATGCCAGCAAACGCGCGATGGCGGGACAGTCCATTTCGAACGGCGCCGGCATCATCGTCAACACGTGCCGCGCGCTTGAGGGTGAGTTCGTCGACGTTGTTGCCGAGCAGATGGCGACCGACGgcaagaagctctttgccatcggGCCGTTGAACCCGCTGCTCGAGGCGACAGCGTCGGACCAGGGGAAGACGCAGCGGCACCAGTGCCTGAACTGGCTTGACCAGCAGCCGCCGTCATCGGTGCTCTACGTGTCGTTCGGCTCGAGCTCCTCGCTCCGGGAGGAGCAAGTCGCGGAGCTTGCGGCGGCGCTGCACGGCAGCAAGCAGCGCTTCATCTAG